The genomic interval AATTGAAAATGAATATTTAAAAGAATTGGTAAACTTTGTCTATCGTTCATTGACAAGTGCTGTTATGAAGGTTTCAGAATTGAGAGGAAGAAAAGTGACAGCATCTCAAAAAGGATTTACCAAACGAGAAGAAGATCCTTCAGAAAAAGTAGACAGAGGCCTTGAACAAATTCAGGATTTTTTTGAATCAGAAGATTATTCCAATGAAAAAGACAGCAATCATTCCTCAAATTACGAAAAAAAGGAAAGGGCTAAGCAAATTTTTGAAGAATTAAAGCAAGCGAGAGATGAAGAAAAGCAGAAGACACAGTCTTTAATTGATGAAAACAATATGCTAAGAATATTAGCCGGTTTGGGATTGGTAATTGGAGAATTTGTGCATGAAGTTCAAAGATTTTTACCAGGCTTCGATGCTGACATAAGGTTTCTTAAAAATGCTGTTAAAGATTACAAAGAGATATATGAACGTACTGAATTGTTAGAAACAAATGTTAAATCATTTACTGCATATACTTCTTATTTTGATAAAGCCATTTCAAGAAATGTGCATAGAGAATTAGAGCCCATAGAATTAAGAGATGTTGTAAGGAGCTTTGAAACTGTAATAAAGAATGATCTAAAAAGAACAGGAACCCAATTTATTCCACCAGTATTTGACGGATATGATTTGTTTACAGTTCCCATGCATCCATCTGAATGGGCATCTATTTTGTTTAATTTGTATACAAATTCAAAAAAGGCAATAAAAAGAGCTAAATCCGATGGGGAAATTTTTATTAAATGTGGAAGGGATGAAAATATCGTTTTTTTAGAATTTTCCGATAATGGAGATGGTATAACTAAAGAAAATGAGGAAAATATTTTCAATGCATTTTATACTACTTCTACAGTAGCAAATCATACAGTGGATGATGCAACAGCACTTACCGGAACTGGTTTAGGTTTGAAAATCGTAAAAGATATCATTGAGTTTTATAATGGGGAGATATACGTGGCGACTCCATATGAAGATTATAAAACAACAATTAGAATTGAAATTCCTAAAAATTAAAATATTATAAACATGGATACTCCAAAGTACATATATATTGATGATGAGAATGATAGTTCAATTGAATCTTTAATAAATGGGTTTAATGATACTAGATTGATAGCAGTCGAAAGATTACCACTTTCAAAAGGTATGGATTTTTCTACTTTAAAAAACCTCATTATTCAAAAGATCGAAAAAGATAGTTATTCTGGTCTTTTGATTGATTTAAGATTAGATGGAGAAGGTCCCGACAGCCTAGATTATAGTGCAATATCTATAAGTTCTGAATTAAGGGCATTAAGTGCTAGAGAAGAAATTTCCTCTTTTCCAATAGTTTTATGTTCAACAATAGATAAAATAAAGGAAACTTACAAGTCGGATAAGACAAGTCATGATTTATTCGATTACACATTTAAGAAAGCAGAAGAACCTAATTATGAAAAATTTTCTAAAAAATTATGTTCATTAGCTAAAGGCTACAAAGATTTGCCATATAAAGATTTTAGCTTAGAAATAATTTTTAATCGCCCAGATTTAAATACTCTTGATCAACGAATATTTGAACGTTTTTTTAATCAAGATATAATAGTACCGTATGATTTTGCATACTTTGCTGTAAAAACACTTTTCCATTGTACCAATCCCCTAATTAAAGAAACCACTCTAGCCGCAAGACTAGGGGTTGATATTTCTAAAAGTGGTGATTCTTGGTTAACACTTTTAAGCAAGTTTGAAAACTGTAAATATTCTGGGTTATTTTCAGATGGTTGGAATAGATGGTGGGCGGATATTCTGAATATTCAATTAAAAGAAATTTCTGGTAAAAATTTCTCTTTTTTAAAAGCAGAGGAGCGAGTGGAAATCTTATCTCAAACTTTTGGTATAGATGATTTAATTCCGGCTGTTCCAATTACGAATAATGCAAGCAGTGAATTTTGGACTATATGTGAAGCATTAAAGCTGCCTCTTGATCCATTAGAAGGTATAAAAATAAGACTATCACATGAACTGAAACCATGGCAAGAACCAAAATACATCTCTCTGTATGCAGCAGCAGAAAGGATAGGTATTGATAAGGGTATAGAACCTCATTACACCGAATTGGAAAGAATTGAAGAATTCAAAAAAGGTTCGTGATATGGCGGTAAATTCTAAGTATATGAGCTTCAGAAATGCAAGAGCTCAAGAAATGAGGCAAATGGCTGATTTGTTAGAAAACCAAATTGGCAATATATCTACATTTCCAATTCATAATGCCATAGCAGACCTCATCAACCCTGAAAGAATACCTTTGTTGAAAAACGGAGATGCAAAGGAAAATGTTTGGGGATATGACATTGAAAATTTTGTTTTGCCACTAGACACTTTGAAACATGTTACACCTAACGATATAAAGAAGGGCGAGATTGTTTTAAATATGAAATTAAGAGGGAATATTGAAAACTGGGAATCCTTTGATGATCCATTTGTTGAGTTAGCTTTTAAAGTGTTAATAAAGGGTGTGGGTAACGATAGGACATATCACTTTGGATTTCATATTGATAAACATACTGGGGGTAATTCTGAAGAACCTCATCCAATATATCATTTACAATATGATTTCAATCCAACAGGTTCAGCCGAACCAAATTTAGGGGATTTATTTTATGTTGATACTCCAAGAATAATGCATAAACCAATGGATTTTATCCTAGGGATTGGTTTTCTTACTTCAAATTTCTTTCCAACAGGATTTCAGGTTCTTTGTGAGAAAAGAGAATTTATCAAGTTAAATACTACCTATCAACAATCTGTATGGCGACCTTATTTTCATACTTTAGCTAATAAGTGGAAACCTTTTGACGAAAAAAATATTATTTGGAATCCGATTAACGAAATTTGTCCAATATTTATATGAAAAATATATTCAGATATTTAGAGTCTTATTCACAGCTTTCGCTAGAAGTGGATAAACTCATTGTGTCTGCCTTTATTGAACTCAATGATTTGAAATTAACAAACAATCGATTTTTAAGAAGCTATTCAATCTCAAAACGAAAATCAATAAAAAGAGGAAAACTTTTAAAGTTTATTGAGATTGTACGGAGTGAAATTGAAATCTTTGATATTGAAAAACTCATTGAACTATTTGAATTTGTTATTTCTCCTTCAGATAGAATAGTAAATGGTGCAATATATACGCCTTCAGAAATTAGAGATTATATTGTTGCTCAATCTTTCCGTAGAGAGGGTAACGGAGTAGCCAATGCTAAAATAGCTGATATTGCGTGTGGTTGCTCAGGTTTTTTATATACTGCTGCAAAAGAGTTGAAAAGGAGAACAGGAAACGACTACCAACATATCTTTCAACATCAAATTTTCGGATTAGATATTCAAGAATATTCTGTTAACAGAAGTAAGCTATTGTTAAGTTTATTAGCACTATCCGAAGGTGAAGATGTAGAAGAGTTTCATTTTAATATCCATACAGGAGATGCTTTAATATTTAATTGGAATAATGTCTATGAGAATTTTCAAGGATTTGAAATCATTGTAGGAAATCCCCCATATGTTTCGGCAAGGAATCTGGATGTAGAAGCCAAAGAAAATATTAAAAATTGGTCAGTTAGTACATCGGGTAATCCTGATTTGTATATTCCTTTCTTTCAAATTGGTTATGAAAACCTTGCAGAAAATGGTATTCTTGGGTTTATCACAATGAATACTTTTTTCAAAAGTTTGAATGGTAGGGCATTAAGAAAGTATTTTGAGGACAATAATACAAGTATCAGAATCATTGATTTTGGTACACTTCAGATTTTTAAATCTAAAAGTACTTATACCTGTATTTGCTTTTTGGAGAAAGCAGAGCAACACTTTGTTGAATATTATAAATCGACTAAAAAAGAGTTACCAACCAATAGAGACCAATATAGCAGAATCAATTATCAAAATCTTGATGCAAAAAAAGGTTGGAATTTAAACGATAATGTGATTATCTCCCGAATTGAAGCAACAGGAACACCTTTCGGAGAAAAGTACAAAACAAGACACGGTATCGCTACATTGAAAAATGACATTTACATTTTTAAACCAGTAGCTGAAGATGATGATTATTTTTATCTTCAAAATGGAAGTCTATATCCAATTGAGAAAGGAATATGCAAAGATATTTTGAACTCAAATAAATTAAGTAGAGATATTAACTTTGATACAGTAATTGAAAAGGTTTTGTTTCCATATAATGACGAGGTAAAGCCGAAAGCACTCGATGAAGACTTTTTAAGAGAAAAGTTTCCAAGAGCTTTTGAGTATCTGCAGGTAAAAAAGAAAATTTTAGCAGGAAGAGATAAAGGTAAAGGTAAATATGAAAAATGGTTTGCCTTTGGAAGAACTCAGTCCTTGGAGAAAGTTGGGAACAAATTGTTTTTTCCGAAATTTTCAGATAAAATCCCAAGTTACTTAATCAGTAATGATGATGATTTGTTATTTTATAATGGACAAGCAATTATAGGTCATTCAGAAGAGGAAATGTTATTGGTAAAGAAGATTTTGGAATCGCGTTTGTTTTGGTATTATATAAAGACTACAAGTAAACCATATTCTTCGGATTATTATTCATTGAATGGTACATACATCAAGAATTTTGGTATTCCAGAATTTACTAATGATGATATTGATTTTCTAATCAATGAACCTAATCAGAATATAATTGATGCTTTCTTGGAGGATTATTATGATGTGCAATTAAACGAGGAATTGATTCCTGGATAATCTAAATGTGTACAATGGAGGAAGATATACATAACCACAACATACAAAAGTCTGAAAGTCCTAGTGAAGATAGTTTTTTTAATAGAACAGAATACTCTCTTTTGTTAGAATATGCTTTAACTGATGGATTTAAGGAATATTCAAAAGAAGATACAAAGAGTAAAAACGGCTTAATCACTACAGTAACTAGTGTTGTTCAAGGTTTTTTTATTGATGATAATAAAACAAGAGCTATTATTAGTGATGTTGCTAATCCGCAATTAATTCCTGAAAAGATTTCAAATCAAATACAAAATCTTATTTCAATAGACCATATTTATGAAGGTTATGAATATTTACTTGTAAAAACCAGAGACAAAATTTTTACTTTCAATATTCAACTTTATTATAGTATTAAAGAGTTAGTTCGGTTGATGGACTTGTATGTAAGTTGTAAAACTGAAAAATTCTTAACTAATAAAGACGGGACACTTTTAGTTTTGGACACTGGTCAGACAAAGTTCTTAATTTCGGGTATGATTACATCTGAAACACAAGAAATCGAACGAGCCATACTAACTTCAAAACTCGAGGAAGCTAAACCTTTCTTTGAGTTTAAAGCGGTTAAAAAAGTTGATTGGTCAAGATTAAAAAACAACAAAGGAGAATATTTTGAAAAACTGACGGAAACATTATTGCCCTTAGAGCCAAATCTTACTGATATTAAGCCAATCGGGAAAACTAACGCCTCAGATAGGGGGAGAGATTTTCTAGTTATAGAAAAAAGTTTTGACACTTTTGGCAATCCACTCGAAAAAAAATGGTTGATACAATGTAAATTTTCAGAAAAAAGTATTTCTCCAAAAACAATTCCTGATTGGGTTAACAGGATAGTTGAACACGAAGCAGATGGATACTGGTTAATTACAAATAATGACCTTACACCAGATTTGTTCGACCAATTAAATGATGTTCCTAAGAACAAGCATTATAAATTTGAGACAAGAGTATGGCAGAGAAATACATTTGACATAAAATTAGCTACAAGACCAGAAGCATTTGTTACTGGACTTTATTTTGATTAAAGTTAATATGGCCAATAGATCACCTCAAATGTAATTTTATTTTAATTTACGCCTCAAACATTAGAAGCATTGTAACACATTATAGTTATCTGATGAATATCTTCGTTCCAAAAGAAGAACATTCGAGAAATGTTGCCTTAATTAATCTCAAAGCTGCTTGTTTAGGACTAGGCACTGTAAGTAAGCAACATAGCGACTTTACAGGATTTGTCAGTAAAAGGTTGGCAACAGATTTTGTTTATACAAAGGAAGATGTTGTTGAGCAATTGTTTAAAACAGCATAAAAGTAGATAATAATATATTTTGTTCATGTGAAGATTGTGTGAAAGTTCGAACCATCACTATTTTTTTTGTGTTACTTGATTAATTGTTGTTTGTTTGAGATTTTAATTTCTTTATTTTCAAGTGTTTAACAGCTATTTCCTGAAACAAGTTTCTTCAAGTCTTCCAAAAAATGGTTCGAAAATTGTCCCGAGAGGACGACGAAAACCAGTCCATCTGGGTTCAAAAGCCTCTAAATCATACGATTTAGGGGCTTTTTTGCTTTTAAACAGTCCATAATAATCCATATCAATCCATACCTCCTGAGAACTATAAGGTGACCTCTTTTAATTTTTTAAATTAGGTCACCAGAAAGGGTTTAACTAGTTGATTTACAATATGATGAATCAATAAAATTTAGACTCGAATAGATCGATATGAATCACTTTTTTGCTCTTTCTGGTGACCTGTTTGGACGAGATAGTTCATATCAGTTCATGTTAAACTTTAAAAAATAGAGTATGAGATCAGCAAACACGTTCGGTGTTCATTTCATTTTGAGAATGAACAAAGCAAAAAATGATACCGCCCCGATTTACGTACGAATCGCGGTGAATGGAGAGAGGATCGAGATGTCCCTCAAGAAAAAAGTAAAAGTCTCTGACTGGAACCTTTCAAGAGGTATTGCGAAAACCAAAAATACAGACCTGAAAATCCTCAATGGGTTTCTGGAACAAGTGAGGGGAGCCTTATCGGGGTATTACCAAGAAATGGTCATGGCGAAAAAACTGATTACCCCTGAAGCGATCAAGAATATGTATCTCGGTATAACAGAACAAAAGAACACGCTCCAATCATTAATAGACTATCATAACCTTCATATGAAAGAAGTGTTGGCCTATGGTACGATGAAAAACTATTATACGACGGAAAGATATTTAAAAGAGTTTGTTGTCAAGCAATTCAAGAAACAGGACATCTATCTTTCTGAACTGGATTACCAGTTCATTACGAATTTAGAACATTTCCTCAGAACCTATGAACCGGCCGATCATCACAAAAGTATGTCCAACAATGGGGTGATGAAACATTTGGAGCGGTTCCGGAAAATGGTACGTCTTGCCGTTAAACTCGGATGGTTGGATAAAAACCCATTTGAACTGTACAAACTGAAGGTGCAAAAAGTCGAGCGTGGATTTCTGACGAGCGACGAACTTACCAAGATCGAAGAAAAGGACTTTACAGTTCAGCGTATCCAATATGCTAAAGATCTGTTTGTATTCAGCTGTTATACCGGTATCGCCTATATTGATGTCATGCAATTGACCCCAGAGAATATTGTACTGGGGATCGACGGCAACCGGTGGATCAAATCCCATAGAGAAAAAACCGATACATCCATCCATGTTCCCATTTTGCGCCAAGCAGCCGAAATCATCGGGAAATACCAAGACCATCCACGGGCAGTTGCCAAGGGTACACTGTTCCCGGTGATCTCAAACCAAAAACTGAACAGCTACCTGAAAGAGGTGGCCGATCTTTGCGGCATCAAGAAGCATCTGACCTTCCATTTGGCGAGGCATACCTTTGCCACCACGGTTACCCTTTCAAATGGTGTCCCCATTGAAACAGTAAGCAAGATGCTCGGCCATACCACCATACGCACCACGCAAATCTATGCCAAGGTAATTGAACGAAAGGTAAGTCAGGATATGACAAACCTTCAAAATCTACTGCAGAAAAATGAGAAGAGTAATTTAAAAGTTTTGAAAGCTTAAGCTATATAAGATGGAAAATAAGAAAGTGATTATTCCCGACGAAATTGTGATCAGTAAGATTTATTATATCAGGGGGCAGAAAGTTATGTTGGACAGTGATCTGGCCGAATTATATGGAGTTGAGACCAGGCGATTGAATGAGCAGGTCAACAGGAATAAAGACCGTTTCCCCGAGGATTTTATGTTCAGATTGAATGAGGAAGAGTTTCAAACTTTGATGTCGCAAATTGCGACATCAAAACGAGGAGGCAGAAGAAAGTTGCCTTATGTGTTCACAGAACATGGTGTTTTGATGCTTTCAAGCGTATTAAACAGCAAACAAGCTATCGAAGTAAACATTCAAATTATGCGCATTTTCACGAAGATCCGCCAGATGCTTGCCGATAACACAGAGATTCGTCTGGAAGTTGAAAGAATAAAGAACAAGTTGGAGAATCAGGATAAAAACATGGAGATCGTTTTTAAATATCTGGATGAATTATTGGAAAAATCTAATAAACCAAGCCCGCCAAGAAAACGGATTGGTTTTAAACCGGATGACTTGTAATTCCGAATTGCTCATTTTTTATTTGCCGCAAATTTACTTTCATTACGATTAACCATCAAGGGTATATGAACATTCGTGCCTCATGCCCTTGATGTTTTTTTCATTTCAGTTGATTGCTCAATAAAAATTATGGGCAATACAGGAGAAGTACAAC from Pedobacter indicus carries:
- a CDS encoding restriction endonuclease yields the protein MEEDIHNHNIQKSESPSEDSFFNRTEYSLLLEYALTDGFKEYSKEDTKSKNGLITTVTSVVQGFFIDDNKTRAIISDVANPQLIPEKISNQIQNLISIDHIYEGYEYLLVKTRDKIFTFNIQLYYSIKELVRLMDLYVSCKTEKFLTNKDGTLLVLDTGQTKFLISGMITSETQEIERAILTSKLEEAKPFFEFKAVKKVDWSRLKNNKGEYFEKLTETLLPLEPNLTDIKPIGKTNASDRGRDFLVIEKSFDTFGNPLEKKWLIQCKFSEKSISPKTIPDWVNRIVEHEADGYWLITNNDLTPDLFDQLNDVPKNKHYKFETRVWQRNTFDIKLATRPEAFVTGLYFD
- a CDS encoding site-specific integrase, coding for MRSANTFGVHFILRMNKAKNDTAPIYVRIAVNGERIEMSLKKKVKVSDWNLSRGIAKTKNTDLKILNGFLEQVRGALSGYYQEMVMAKKLITPEAIKNMYLGITEQKNTLQSLIDYHNLHMKEVLAYGTMKNYYTTERYLKEFVVKQFKKQDIYLSELDYQFITNLEHFLRTYEPADHHKSMSNNGVMKHLERFRKMVRLAVKLGWLDKNPFELYKLKVQKVERGFLTSDELTKIEEKDFTVQRIQYAKDLFVFSCYTGIAYIDVMQLTPENIVLGIDGNRWIKSHREKTDTSIHVPILRQAAEIIGKYQDHPRAVAKGTLFPVISNQKLNSYLKEVADLCGIKKHLTFHLARHTFATTVTLSNGVPIETVSKMLGHTTIRTTQIYAKVIERKVSQDMTNLQNLLQKNEKSNLKVLKA
- a CDS encoding ORF6N domain-containing protein, coding for MENKKVIIPDEIVISKIYYIRGQKVMLDSDLAELYGVETRRLNEQVNRNKDRFPEDFMFRLNEEEFQTLMSQIATSKRGGRRKLPYVFTEHGVLMLSSVLNSKQAIEVNIQIMRIFTKIRQMLADNTEIRLEVERIKNKLENQDKNMEIVFKYLDELLEKSNKPSPPRKRIGFKPDDL
- a CDS encoding Eco57I restriction-modification methylase domain-containing protein, yielding MKNIFRYLESYSQLSLEVDKLIVSAFIELNDLKLTNNRFLRSYSISKRKSIKRGKLLKFIEIVRSEIEIFDIEKLIELFEFVISPSDRIVNGAIYTPSEIRDYIVAQSFRREGNGVANAKIADIACGCSGFLYTAAKELKRRTGNDYQHIFQHQIFGLDIQEYSVNRSKLLLSLLALSEGEDVEEFHFNIHTGDALIFNWNNVYENFQGFEIIVGNPPYVSARNLDVEAKENIKNWSVSTSGNPDLYIPFFQIGYENLAENGILGFITMNTFFKSLNGRALRKYFEDNNTSIRIIDFGTLQIFKSKSTYTCICFLEKAEQHFVEYYKSTKKELPTNRDQYSRINYQNLDAKKGWNLNDNVIISRIEATGTPFGEKYKTRHGIATLKNDIYIFKPVAEDDDYFYLQNGSLYPIEKGICKDILNSNKLSRDINFDTVIEKVLFPYNDEVKPKALDEDFLREKFPRAFEYLQVKKKILAGRDKGKGKYEKWFAFGRTQSLEKVGNKLFFPKFSDKIPSYLISNDDDLLFYNGQAIIGHSEEEMLLVKKILESRLFWYYIKTTSKPYSSDYYSLNGTYIKNFGIPEFTNDDIDFLINEPNQNIIDAFLEDYYDVQLNEELIPG